The proteins below are encoded in one region of Hordeum vulgare subsp. vulgare chromosome 3H, MorexV3_pseudomolecules_assembly, whole genome shotgun sequence:
- the LOC123442497 gene encoding putative pentatricopeptide repeat-containing protein At5g52630, which yields MASIPSLAVSGAATAVPAVVPLKPPPTSAAFDKGTSYQRSSAQALENGRVEHESPPRPLDAQEAMGMLRDGQTVQSAMYVPLLHRCVEAGGLGAARALHGHMVKTGTAADMFVATSLVNVYMRCASSRDARRLFDGMPDKNVVTWTALITGHTLNSEPALALEVFVEMLELGRYPSHYTLGGMLSACSAARRIDLGQQVHGYSIKYGADTITSMGNSLCRLYCKSGDLESGLRAFKGTPDRNVITWTTMISSCAEDENYLDLGLSLFLDMLEGGVMPNEFTLTSVMSLCGARLDISLGKQVQAFCYKVGCEANLPVKNSTMYLYLRKGETDEAMRLFEEMDSSSIITWNAMISGYAQIMDSAKDDLHARSRGFQALKLFRDLVRSELKPDLFTFSSILSVCSAMMALEQGEQIHANTIKTGCLSDVVVNSALVNMYNKCGSIECATKAFVEMPTRTPVTWTSMISGYSQHGRSQDAIQLFEDMVLSGARPNEITFVSLLSACSYAGLVEEAERYFDMMRNEYHIEPLVDHYGCMVDMFVRLGRLDDAFSFIKRTGFEPNEAIWSSLVAGCRSHGNMELAFYAADRLLELKPKVIETYVLLLNMYISTGRWRDVARVRKLAKHEDVGVLRDRSWIAIRDKVYFFRADDMTHPQATELYQLLENLLEKAKAVGYEPYQNAPELLFDSKEGDDDKPAAAAGSLIKHHSERLAVALGLLETPPGATVRVTKNITMCRDCHSSIKYFSLLANREIVVRDSKRLHKFKDGRCSCGDFGALLL from the exons ATGGCATCCATCCCCTCCCTCGCCGTCTCCGGCGCCGCCACCGCCGTCCCAGCCGTCGTCCCTCTCAAGCCCCCGCCCACCTCCGCCGCCTTCGACAAG GGCACTTCTTATCAGAGGAGCAGCGCCCAAGCATTGGAGAATGGCAGAGTGGAGCACGAGAGCCCGCCTCGGCCGCTAGACGCCCAGGAAGCAATGGGCATGCTGAGAGACGGCCAGACGGTGCAGTCGGCGATGTACGTGCCCCTGCTGCACCGCTGCGTCGAGGCCGGCGGCCTCGGCGCCGCCAGGGCCCTGCACGGCCACATGGTGAAGACCGGGACCGCCGCGGACATGTTCGTGGCCACCTCCCTGGTGAACGTGTACATGCGGTGCGCGTCAAGCCGGGACGCGCGCCGCCTGTTCGACGGAATGCCCGACAAGAACGTGGTCACCTGGACGGCGCTGATAACGGGCCACACCCTCAACTCCGAGCCGGCGCTGGCGCTGGAGGTGTTCGTCGAGATGCTCGAGCTGGGGAGGTACCCTTCGCATTACACGCTGGGCGGCATGCTGAGCGCGTGCTCTGCCGCGCGCAGGATCGATCTCGGCCAGCAGGTCCATGGCTACTCGATTAAGTACGGGGCCGACACGATCACGAGCATGGGCAACTCGCTCTGCAGGCTGTACTGCAAGTCTGGGGACTTGGAGTCTGGCCTGAGGGCCTTTAAGGGGACCCCTGACAGGAATGTGATCACGTGGACGACGATGATATCGTCCTGCGCCGAAGACGAGAACTACCTGGACCTTGGGTTGAGTTTGTTTCTCGACATGCTTGAGGGAGGGGTGATGCCGAATGAGTTCACGTTGACTAGCGTCATGAGCTTGTGCGGTGCGAGGCTGGATATTAGCCTGGGCAAGCAGGTCCAGGCTTTCTGCTATAAGGTTGGGTGCGAAGCCAATCTTCCGGTCAAGAACTCCACAATGTATCTCTATCTCAGGAAGGGCGAAACGGACGAGGCTATGCGCTTGTTTGAGGAGATGGACAGCAGCAGCATTATCACGTGGAATGCAATGATCTCGGGGTATGCTCAAATCATGGACTCGGCAAAGGATGACCTCCATGCCCGTTCAAGAGGGTTCCAGGCACTCAAATTATTCCGTGATCTCGTGAGGTCTGAATTGAAGCCAGATTTGTTCACCTTCTCAAGCATCCTATCAGTCTGCAGTGCCATGATGGCCCTGGAGCAGGGTGAGCAAATCCATGCAAACACGATAAAGACTGGATGCCTGTCTGATGTTGTTGTGAACAGCGCACTGGTAAACATGTACAACAAGTGCGGATCCATCGAATGTGCAACCAAAGCCTTTGTAGAGATGCCAACGCGGACACCTGTCACATGGACCTCTATGATTTCAGGGTACTCGCAGCATGGCCGATCCCAAGATGCCATACAGCTATTTGAGGACATGGTATTATCCGGCGCTAGACCAAATGAAATCACATTTGTGAGTTTGCTGTCAGCCTGCAGCTATGCTGGTTTAGTCGAGGAGGCTGAGCGCTACTTTGACATGATGCGGAATGAGTATCATATAGAACCTCTTGTGGACCATTACGGGTGCATGGTTGACATGTTCGTGCGATTGGGGCGGCTGGATgatgcattttccttcatcaaaaGAACAGGTTTTGAGCCCAATGAGGCCATCTGGTCCAGTTTGGTAGCTGGATGTCGGAGTCATGGGAACATGGAACTTGCTTTCTACGCCGCTGATAGGCTCCTTGAGCTCAAGCCGAAAGTGATTGAAACATATGTCTTGCTGTTGAACATGTACATTTCTACTGGTAGATGGCGTGACGTTGCCAGGGTGCGGAAACTGGCCAAACATGAAGATGTCGGGGTTCTCAGAGATCGTAGCTGGATTGCAATCAGAGACAAGGTTTATTTCTTCAGAGCTGATGACATGACTCACCCTCAAGCTACCGAGCTGTATCAACTGTTGGAGAATTTGCTGGAAAAGGCAAAGGCCGTAGGGTACGAACCGTACCAGAATGCTCCTGAGTTGTTATTTGACAGCAAGGAGGGTGATGACGACAAGCCTGCTGCTGCTGCAGGTTCACTGATAAAGCACCACAGCGAGAGGTTAGCTGTTGCGCTGGGGCTGCTCGAAACACCTCCTGGTGCGACAGTCCGTGTGACCAAGAACATCACCATGTGCAGGGATTGCCACAGCTCTATCAAATACTTCTCATTACTAGCAAACAGAGAGATTGTTGTCCGGGACAGTAAACggcttcacaagttcaaggatggTCGATGCTCCTGTGGGGATTTTGGTGCGCTCCTCTTGTGA